The Juglans microcarpa x Juglans regia isolate MS1-56 chromosome 2D, Jm3101_v1.0, whole genome shotgun sequence DNA window TGCAATTGAGTTTCTTGGCCCCAGACACATTGTACAACTTATATGCAATGGGGACGGcgattatttttttgagaagtaTCCTTGGATTTGCGTGAATTATTGTGCTGTCGATGTTTTCTACTTAGATTTTAGAACGAGATCACCGTCAAAAGTAAATTCTCTAATTGAACTTGTgagattaatattttcatacGCTTGTCATCATTCCAATGTGTTGTCATTTAGAAGAGGGACGAAAATACCAAAAGAAGATTGTGCATCCATTGTTTTTATGTTCAAATCAGTTTTAGAAGTTGAAGATGAACTGCAAGCCATGCAATTTTCTATGATAACATCACGGAGTGATCGGGTGAAGTTGCTTGGTGAGCAGAAGGTAGCGGAACATCTTAGATGTGCAAAATTTATTGATTACATTATCCGCCATAAAGAGTTTTGGAGTCGAGTGAAAGCAACGGCTCAAGTGTTTTTTTTACTGTTTCAGACTCAATGCTTGGTTAATTGCGAGGGCTCAAGTATAGGATACTTGTATGAGATGGTAGAAAGGCTGAGTGATGGGATTGACAAAAGTCGTAACTATGATTGTTTCCTTTATGATCTTATATGGGAAAAATTCATTGATATGCGAGAGCAGATTATTAAACCAATACATGCAGCTGCTGCCTTTTTAAATCCAACTTATATGTGTAGTGACAATTTTAAGTACAATGTTGATATGAAAGAAGGCATGGATTATGTGTTTGAAAATATGGTCGAGTCAGAGGAAAAGGAAGCATTTACCAAGGAAGTACAACAATACCGCACGAAAATGCCAAAGTTATTCACAGCTCAAGCCATGACAATGTTAAAAACATGCCATCCTCGTaagtcaatattttttttttttttaataatattttcagtaGATtctaattatgatattttggtttgcTCTTTCTGGACTGTGTAGGAATATGGTGGGACTATTGTGGAATACATACCCCGGTATTAAGGAAATATGCAATTCGAATATTGAGTCAACCTGTTAGTACTTCAATTTGTAAGCATTATCAAGTGCCGCAAATCTGGAGATCAGAAGATAATGAAGATTGGTCAGAAAAAGTGAATACAATGATCATGAACAGGAATAATTGTTTTGAATCATTAGGGTTGGAACCGATCGTTCTTGATGAACTTGGCGGTGAAGATCACGACGCTTTTAAGGATGTGGAGGAACTGGTTGACGAAGACGACTTGGATGTTTTATCTGAAATCATTGACGATACTGATCTCGATCGTGTGATAGAAGATCAGAGGCTTTCATGGCTAGATGACTTTGATCTTGATTCCTCTTGTTTTATTTAACTACTTAAAagtcattttgttttcttttcgaGATGTAAGTCTTATAATTTTGGAGGAAAATGTACCCTAAAAAAACTATACAAGTGTACTGGTTTGAACCATTGGAGCCAAATATCCTAAGTGATAAGGCATTAGCATGTAAAGACATAAACCGAACTACTAATACTAGATATAAGTTTAGGAAATGCAAGTTTGATGCAGTCTCTATATAAAATAGTAGATCCCGCGGTAAAAATAGAGAAGttttttaaccttttatttttattttttattatttttatttttttaatggcgGAATCTAAAAGAAACTGCACTTACAAGTTCTAGGCCtgcacaaatcatttttcaaatttttttttttcgctttccatccagatattttttaaatacgaAACATTTTGTTCCTAAAAAAGTGTGACTTTACTCATTTTACGTTACCAAagctcaaaataataatcttaaaaaaaaaagcaatttcataaatattcaaGAAAGAAATCTAACCGGAATAAAAACATGATTTCACGTCCAACAATGTTTCCACAAGCAACAAGAAATTAAGTGTGCTATGTATCAAATTGGAttggtttagatattgagataagattagAAAGCTCTTCATCatccaaatattattaaaaaacaaatactttcaattttagatcttcaatttttttcatctaatcattataacttttctaaacttctaaataaaacataaaaaataattaaactttttaaatctcaaaacaaaataatattttaataatattttaactttataatattttttttcaattttttttttaaaatttcataaaatatcttaattcaaactattttattactatttatttatttatttatttattttttaatcttatccCATATTGATATTGGTAAGTCTCGCGGATTTGCTTTTAGAGATGCGATTCTCAAAAAATAACACTGAACATGGAAATATCTCATTCGAACATATGCAATGATGATAAATTACATGGATAAGTCGCCCATTAGAATGAGTTTAATCTTCACGTTTATTGTCAAGTTTGCCCTTTCACATAGATCAAAGAGGCTTGGTTGCCAAAATTCAGATGGGGTTTCATACCGTACTCcattttgagattttagatctctctctcctcttttttatttttatttttattttttttaaacaggcaaatttcattaaaaaagaaaaagatgacaTATGAGAAGGGGGTAAGGGTCCCCAACAAAGACTTCAATACAATAATCACAGTGCAAAAGTaatggaaaaaaggaaaataaaataggttTTGAGATCAATTTCTTAGtcccactacaagaaatcagacaTTTTTCTAGTGCTCAAAATTGTCGTAAAACCCCCATATAATTGCTGCA harbors:
- the LOC121250586 gene encoding uncharacterized protein LOC121250586, giving the protein MVRPKDPFWKYAKDLKNGRFCCNFCEREFPGGISRIKWHLSGHKGHDIEVCEKVPQDIQLAVRQVLNTPNKKAKRSSQVEDVNHSILSPSRGPNLHTENISNNVREGTDNLSTRPASSSLAPNACNEQLAKLFFFLGIDPEAVVSPIFKDFVKSIVEYGPGYQPPSLSTLCTELMSDVEMKVEEYVENFIKNDSFQACGCTLMVNIWNDCSDFCLRDSDRVDIFAYSQRDVVCLNSFNYWSTKDIHTVIQEAISAAIEFLGPRHIVQLICNGDGDYFFEKYPWICVNYCAVDVFYLDFRTRSPSKVNSLIELVRLIFSYACHHSNVLSFRRGTKIPKEDCASIVFMFKSVLEVEDELQAMQFSMITSRSDRVKLLGEQKVAEHLRCAKFIDYIIRHKEFWSRVKATAQVFFLLFQTQCLVNCEGSSIGYLYEMVERLSDGIDKSRNYDCFLYDLIWEKFIDMREQIIKPIHAAAAFLNPTYMCSDNFKYNVDMKEGMDYVFENMVESEEKEAFTKEVQQYRTKMPKLFTAQAMTMLKTCHPRIWWDYCGIHTPVLRKYAIRILSQPVSTSICKHYQVPQIWRSEDNEDWSEKVNTMIMNRNNCFESLGLEPIVLDELGGEDHDAFKDVEELVDEDDLDVLSEIIDDTDLDRVIEDQRLSWLDDFDLDSSCFI